One Candidatus Binatia bacterium DNA window includes the following coding sequences:
- a CDS encoding DNA polymerase/3'-5' exonuclease PolX: protein MTNAAIARMLREIALYLEMDDVPFKPRAYEKVAYTIEALDEPLEEIYRRGGLKALEKLPGVGKGIAEKLEELLRTGRLSYYEELRKKYPVDVLDLTSIEGVGPKNVKALYEALGIRTIADLKAAAEAGKIRNLPHFGEKSEKKILKGLEFWEKRTGRFLLGAVLPLLEEIAARLERCGGVEKVAIAGSVRRRKETVGDGDLLVVASKPDAVMENFVRMPEVVHVYGRGQTKTMVRLDNGMDVDLRVVPEESFGAALNYFTGSKDHNVALRKIAIERGLKLNEYGVFRGEKRIAGRTEEEVYEALGLPYIPPELRENTGEIEAAREGRLPRLVEYGELRGDLQTQTSWTDGANSIEEMVREAQRLGLEYIAITDHTRSLAMTRGCDEAKLREQIAAIRALDRKLRGIKVLAGAEVNINKDGTLDIADEVLAELDVVGIAVHSHFQMSREEMTRRIVRAMENPHADILFHPTGRVLQKREPYDVDLDAILEAAKRTGTVLEIDAYPERLDLKDEHVRKAVAAGVPLVIDSDAHSVHQLAYTHYGVATARRGWATKKDILNTRPLADFLAALKDGKVGAKKRRRA, encoded by the coding sequence ATGACGAACGCCGCAATCGCGCGCATGCTGCGCGAGATCGCCCTCTACCTCGAGATGGACGACGTTCCGTTCAAGCCGAGGGCGTACGAAAAGGTGGCGTACACGATCGAGGCGCTCGACGAACCCCTCGAAGAGATCTACCGCCGCGGCGGCCTCAAGGCCCTCGAGAAGCTTCCCGGGGTAGGGAAGGGAATCGCCGAGAAGCTGGAAGAGCTCCTCCGGACGGGCAGGCTTTCCTATTACGAGGAGCTGCGGAAAAAGTACCCGGTGGACGTCCTCGACCTGACCTCGATCGAAGGGGTGGGGCCCAAGAACGTCAAGGCGCTCTACGAGGCGCTCGGAATCCGGACGATCGCGGACCTCAAAGCGGCGGCGGAAGCGGGCAAGATCCGAAACCTTCCGCACTTCGGGGAGAAGAGCGAAAAGAAGATCCTGAAGGGTCTGGAATTCTGGGAGAAGCGAACGGGGCGGTTCTTGCTCGGAGCGGTGCTGCCGCTTCTCGAAGAAATCGCCGCCAGGCTCGAGCGCTGCGGGGGAGTCGAGAAGGTGGCCATTGCCGGATCCGTGCGGCGCCGCAAGGAGACCGTGGGGGACGGAGACCTTCTGGTCGTGGCCTCGAAACCGGACGCCGTGATGGAAAACTTCGTGCGCATGCCCGAGGTCGTCCACGTGTACGGTCGAGGCCAGACGAAGACGATGGTCCGACTCGACAACGGCATGGACGTCGATCTGCGCGTGGTGCCGGAGGAGAGCTTCGGTGCGGCGCTCAACTACTTCACGGGCAGCAAGGACCACAACGTGGCGCTCCGAAAGATCGCGATCGAGCGGGGGCTCAAGCTCAACGAGTACGGTGTCTTCCGGGGAGAGAAGCGGATCGCGGGGCGCACGGAAGAGGAAGTCTACGAAGCCCTGGGTCTCCCGTACATCCCGCCCGAGCTGCGGGAAAACACGGGAGAGATCGAGGCCGCTCGAGAAGGAAGGCTGCCGCGCCTGGTGGAGTACGGCGAGCTTCGCGGAGACCTCCAGACGCAGACCTCCTGGACCGACGGGGCGAACTCGATCGAAGAGATGGTCCGGGAGGCGCAACGTCTCGGGCTCGAGTACATCGCGATCACCGACCACACCCGGAGCCTCGCGATGACGCGGGGTTGCGACGAGGCCAAACTGCGCGAGCAGATCGCGGCCATCCGGGCGCTGGATCGGAAACTCCGGGGTATCAAGGTGCTCGCGGGTGCCGAAGTGAACATCAACAAGGACGGCACGCTCGACATCGCCGACGAAGTCCTGGCGGAGCTCGACGTCGTGGGGATCGCCGTTCACTCCCATTTCCAGATGTCGCGCGAGGAGATGACGCGACGGATCGTGCGCGCGATGGAAAACCCGCACGCGGACATCCTCTTCCATCCGACGGGCCGGGTCTTGCAGAAGCGGGAACCCTACGACGTGGACCTGGATGCGATCCTCGAAGCGGCCAAGCGTACCGGTACGGTGCTCGAGATCGACGCCTACCCCGAACGGCTCGACCTGAAAGACGAGCACGTGAGAAAGGCCGTGGCGGCGGGAGTCCCCCTGGTGATCGACTCCGATGCCCACAGCGTGCACCAGCTCGCCTACACGCATTACGGGGTGGCGACGGCCCGTCGCGGGTGGGCGACGAAGAAAGACATCCTGAACACGCGGCCGCTCGCCGATTTCCTGGCCGCGCTGAAGGACGGGAAAGTCGGCGCCAAGAAAAGGCGGCGCGCGTGA
- a CDS encoding alpha-L-glutamate ligase-like protein produces the protein MKTLRSAVGRIRAGTAGLNYRNLELLQPLNPAAWCRVADHKRRTKEALARAGIPVVPTLASARSRRDLPRLSEEIDRRCSFVLKPAVGSGGEGVLLVTGREGGRFLGAGGKSFSASDLRVRALDILGGAFSAHGIPGEALLEPLLRNPPALAAFSPGGLADVRVLLYRGFPVLAMLRLPTSRSRGRANLHAGGVAVALDLPSGRTRRGWSLGRPTDRHPDTGVALSGYLLPKWSELLELATRSHDALPLGFAAVDLVLDEEERAVVLEVNARPGLSVQLATRQGLVELLRRFAPLVREGLSWRERLETSLSFLS, from the coding sequence GTGAAAACACTCCGGAGCGCGGTGGGCCGAATTCGCGCCGGGACCGCCGGCCTGAACTACCGAAACCTCGAGCTCCTGCAGCCGCTGAACCCGGCTGCGTGGTGTCGGGTGGCGGACCACAAGAGACGCACGAAGGAAGCTCTCGCTCGCGCGGGAATTCCCGTCGTGCCGACGCTCGCCTCGGCCCGCAGCCGCAGGGATCTTCCCCGCCTCTCGGAAGAAATCGACCGACGCTGCTCTTTCGTCTTGAAGCCGGCGGTGGGAAGCGGGGGGGAAGGCGTGCTTCTCGTGACGGGTCGCGAAGGAGGCCGATTTCTGGGAGCAGGAGGGAAGAGTTTTTCCGCCTCCGACCTCCGCGTGCGGGCGCTCGACATTCTGGGCGGAGCCTTCTCGGCGCACGGAATCCCGGGCGAAGCTCTCCTCGAACCCCTTCTCCGCAACCCACCGGCTCTCGCGGCATTCTCCCCCGGAGGGCTCGCGGACGTGCGCGTGCTCCTCTACCGCGGCTTTCCCGTGCTCGCCATGCTTCGACTGCCGACCAGCCGTTCTCGGGGGCGCGCCAACCTCCACGCCGGAGGCGTGGCGGTCGCTCTGGATCTACCGTCGGGTCGGACGCGTCGCGGCTGGAGCCTCGGGAGACCCACCGACCGCCACCCCGACACCGGAGTTGCGCTCTCCGGTTACCTCTTGCCGAAATGGAGCGAGCTGCTCGAGCTCGCGACCCGGTCCCACGACGCACTTCCCCTCGGCTTCGCGGCGGTCGACCTCGTGCTCGACGAAGAGGAGCGCGCGGTGGTTCTCGAGGTCAACGCGAGGCCCGGGCTTTCGGTCCAGCTCGCGACCCGGCAGGGACTCGTGGAGCTCTTGCGCCGTTTCGCTCCGCTGGTGCGGGAAGGCCTCTCCTGGCGGGAGAGGCTCGAGACGAGTCTTTCTTTTCTGTCCTAG
- a CDS encoding putative oxidoreductase, which yields MRLKDKVAIVTGAGQGIGRAYAHRFAREGAKVVIAELDEKNGKKVEREIRDTGAEALFLPTDVSREDSTKEMAARTVERFGRIDVLVNNAAIFYGLDREDHSLAYFNKVLSVNLTGVWLCIRAVEPYMKRQRKGKIINQSSTAAYMGNVGMIDTSDPDRPSPPFHYSVAKIGVSGLTKYFAGALGPWGINVNAIAPGVTMTEATRSVVPEDMIALLVAATALRKPLQPEDLTGAAVFLASEDSDMMTGQVLVVDGGMIMLG from the coding sequence ATGCGTCTGAAAGACAAAGTTGCCATCGTCACCGGCGCGGGGCAGGGGATCGGTCGCGCCTACGCTCACCGGTTCGCCCGCGAGGGAGCGAAGGTGGTCATCGCGGAGCTCGACGAAAAGAACGGGAAAAAGGTCGAGAGGGAAATTCGGGACACGGGAGCCGAAGCCCTGTTCCTACCGACGGACGTGAGCCGAGAGGACAGCACGAAGGAAATGGCGGCCAGGACCGTGGAGCGCTTCGGGCGGATCGACGTGCTCGTGAACAACGCCGCCATTTTCTACGGACTCGACCGCGAGGACCACTCGCTCGCCTACTTCAACAAGGTTCTGTCCGTGAACCTGACGGGCGTGTGGCTCTGCATCCGTGCCGTCGAGCCGTACATGAAGCGGCAGCGAAAGGGGAAGATCATCAACCAGTCCTCGACGGCCGCGTACATGGGGAACGTGGGCATGATCGACACTTCCGATCCCGACCGGCCCTCGCCGCCTTTCCATTACAGCGTCGCGAAGATCGGTGTGAGCGGCCTCACGAAATATTTCGCGGGAGCGCTGGGGCCCTGGGGTATCAACGTGAACGCCATCGCCCCGGGCGTCACGATGACCGAAGCGACCAGGAGCGTGGTGCCCGAGGACATGATCGCTCTTCTCGTCGCGGCCACGGCTCTCAGGAAGCCGCTTCAACCCGAGGACCTGACGGGGGCCGCCGTGTTTCTGGCGTCGGAAGACAGCGACATGATGACCGGGCAGGTGCTCGTCGTCGACGGCGGGATGATCATGCTCGGCTGA
- a CDS encoding 4-hydroxybutyrate CoA-transferase yields MKVVTPEAAVRAIPDGSRVLLPHGALDPVVLYDALREESPRFHSLELHFGLHFGTYSFLEPPCPNFRYVTWQATPRLRPHLREGRVEVLPLRFRDVVRVFSPRGPLRPDVLFLQTTLPRRGRVSLGISVSVYRELLRSTPLVIAEFNRNMPWTCGASEVPLEDIVLAVESDAPLCTYESREPDAAEERVVEQVLRTLPNPCWLQVGIGTIPEAVLANWSGPSLRVHSGIATDGLLAAARRARDYRAFVGEVAGTRSLYDFVHENPRIEFRPTDWIHDVCTIGRLDRFVSVNGAVEVDLQGQANVESVAGVPVSGPGGALEFVEGAWASRGGLSVVALTSTTKDGKRSKIVPFLEAGTPVAIPRFCVDAVVTEFGVARLRGRTLLERARALLRIAHPDFREELAAAASDRFGRVQIL; encoded by the coding sequence GTGAAGGTCGTCACTCCCGAGGCGGCGGTCCGAGCCATCCCGGACGGGAGCCGGGTCCTATTGCCCCACGGGGCCCTGGACCCCGTGGTCCTCTACGACGCTCTTCGCGAGGAAAGCCCGAGGTTCCACTCGCTCGAGCTCCACTTCGGCTTGCACTTCGGGACCTACTCCTTTCTCGAGCCACCGTGCCCGAACTTCCGTTACGTCACCTGGCAAGCCACGCCGAGGCTTCGTCCCCATCTCCGAGAGGGACGCGTGGAGGTTCTGCCACTGCGCTTTCGCGACGTCGTGCGGGTATTCTCCCCGCGGGGACCGCTACGGCCCGACGTACTCTTCCTGCAGACGACGTTGCCGCGCCGCGGTCGGGTGAGTCTCGGAATCTCGGTGAGTGTCTACCGGGAGCTTCTCCGCTCGACCCCGCTCGTGATCGCGGAATTCAACCGGAACATGCCTTGGACTTGCGGCGCCAGCGAGGTCCCTCTCGAGGACATCGTTCTGGCCGTCGAGTCCGACGCCCCCCTCTGCACCTACGAAAGCAGGGAGCCCGACGCGGCCGAAGAACGCGTCGTGGAGCAGGTACTGCGTACGTTGCCGAACCCGTGCTGGCTGCAGGTCGGGATCGGGACGATTCCGGAAGCGGTCCTGGCGAACTGGAGCGGTCCCTCCCTGCGCGTGCACTCGGGAATCGCGACGGACGGCCTCCTCGCGGCGGCTCGCAGGGCGCGGGACTACCGGGCGTTCGTCGGCGAGGTGGCGGGGACCCGCTCTCTCTACGACTTCGTCCACGAGAACCCCCGGATCGAGTTCCGTCCCACGGACTGGATCCACGACGTGTGCACGATCGGAAGGCTGGACCGGTTCGTTTCCGTGAACGGAGCGGTCGAGGTCGACCTGCAGGGTCAGGCCAACGTGGAGTCGGTCGCGGGGGTGCCCGTGAGCGGGCCGGGTGGCGCCTTGGAGTTCGTCGAGGGGGCCTGGGCTTCGCGAGGCGGCCTGTCGGTCGTGGCGCTGACGTCGACGACCAAAGACGGAAAGCGGTCCAAGATCGTTCCCTTCCTCGAAGCAGGTACGCCCGTCGCGATCCCCCGCTTTTGTGTCGACGCCGTCGTGACGGAGTTCGGGGTGGCTCGTCTTCGCGGGCGGACGCTCCTCGAGCGGGCGAGGGCACTCCTGCGGATCGCCCACCCGGATTTCCGCGAAGAGCTCGCCGCGGCCGCCTCGGACCGGTTCGGTCGCGTTCAAATCCTGTAG
- a CDS encoding glycosyl transferase, with product MAEAGRITLFLSALSGGGAQRRMVTLANGFAASGYAVDLVPAVGEGTFAKELREEVRVLPLDALPSRLAAARRKKGLSVLAAVPSLAAYLRREQPAVVLSTSNPANVAVLLARELVRPRIPVAISVNVFLSVALRARGRGLLRRLVLATYPRADRMLAISSAVARNLAELFPNCREKLRTVYVPVDVARIQALAETEPEHPWFEEGGPPVVLAVGKLKPQKDFPTLLRAFARVGRPARLLVLGEGDLRDSLLRLAEDLGIASRTSFPGFVENPFPFFARASVFVSTSLWEGFGNAVAEALACGCPVVATDCPGGTRELLDDGRYGVLVPVGDAAAVARAVESVLDAPPDRAALRARAREFAPERIVPRYLEVLREIRRAAAFSELEAR from the coding sequence ATGGCGGAAGCGGGTAGAATCACGCTGTTTCTTTCGGCCCTCTCGGGCGGCGGGGCACAGCGGCGGATGGTGACGCTGGCGAACGGCTTCGCTGCGTCGGGGTACGCCGTGGATCTCGTACCTGCCGTGGGAGAGGGCACGTTCGCAAAAGAGCTCCGGGAAGAGGTCCGCGTCCTTCCGCTCGACGCCTTGCCGAGCCGTCTTGCCGCGGCCCGGCGGAAAAAAGGCCTCTCCGTCCTCGCAGCCGTGCCGAGTCTCGCGGCCTACTTGCGACGCGAGCAACCGGCCGTCGTTCTCTCTACCTCGAATCCCGCCAACGTCGCGGTGCTCCTCGCCCGGGAACTCGTGCGTCCGCGGATTCCCGTGGCGATTTCGGTCAACGTGTTCTTGTCCGTGGCGCTGCGCGCGCGGGGGCGTGGGCTTCTCCGGCGGCTCGTCCTGGCGACCTATCCCCGGGCGGATCGCATGCTTGCGATTTCCTCGGCCGTGGCGCGAAACCTGGCGGAACTCTTTCCGAACTGCCGGGAGAAGCTCCGCACGGTGTACGTTCCCGTGGACGTGGCCCGGATCCAGGCTCTGGCCGAAACCGAACCGGAACACCCGTGGTTCGAGGAAGGCGGCCCGCCCGTGGTGTTGGCCGTCGGCAAGCTCAAACCCCAGAAAGATTTCCCGACGCTCCTGCGGGCTTTTGCTCGCGTCGGGAGGCCGGCCCGGCTCCTCGTCCTGGGCGAAGGGGATCTCCGCGACTCTCTTCTGCGCCTGGCCGAGGACCTGGGCATCGCCTCCCGCACGAGCTTTCCGGGTTTCGTGGAGAACCCCTTCCCTTTTTTCGCTCGCGCGAGCGTCTTCGTCTCCACCTCTCTCTGGGAAGGCTTCGGGAACGCCGTGGCCGAAGCCCTGGCCTGCGGGTGCCCGGTCGTGGCCACGGACTGCCCGGGAGGCACGAGGGAACTCCTCGACGACGGGAGGTACGGAGTCCTCGTTCCCGTGGGCGATGCCGCGGCCGTGGCCCGCGCGGTGGAAAGCGTGCTGGATGCGCCGCCGGATCGTGCGGCGCTGAGGGCGCGAGCCCGGGAGTTCGCGCCCGAGAGGATCGTGCCGCGCTATCTCGAGGTTCTCCGGGAAATCCGGCGGGCCGCGGCGTTCTCGGAGCTCGAAGCGCGATGA
- a CDS encoding isovaleryl-CoA dehydrogenase produces MSTPADVREEIVAAVRRFVEKEVIPVASDLEHRNEYPHALVEQMKELGLFGATIPQEYGGLGLDYTTYAMVVEELCRGWMSLSGVLNTHLMLAFILNAHGTEEQKRRYLPAMARGEHRAALCLTEPHAGSDVQRIRTTATRRGDVYILRGSKMFITNARTATLYATAAKTDKDADPPYRGISLFVVEKGPGVVVSRDIEKLGYKGIETCEVVFEDHPVPAANLVGGVEGEGFRQVMSGLEVGRINIAARAVGVARAAFECAIRYAQQRETFGKPICEHQAIQLKLADMATKIEAARLLTHHAAGKKDRGERCDLEAGMAKLFASEACHEVSLEAMRVLGGYGYTAEFPVERYYRDAPLMIIGEGTNEIQRLVIARQLLQRYRI; encoded by the coding sequence ATGAGCACGCCCGCCGACGTGAGAGAGGAAATCGTCGCCGCCGTGAGGCGGTTCGTCGAAAAAGAGGTCATCCCCGTCGCCAGCGATCTCGAGCACCGCAACGAGTACCCCCACGCGCTGGTGGAGCAAATGAAGGAACTCGGACTTTTCGGGGCGACCATTCCGCAGGAATACGGGGGGCTCGGCCTCGATTACACCACCTACGCCATGGTCGTCGAGGAGCTCTGTCGGGGTTGGATGAGCCTTTCGGGCGTCCTCAACACCCATCTCATGCTCGCCTTCATCCTGAACGCGCACGGCACCGAGGAACAAAAACGGCGATACCTGCCCGCGATGGCGCGCGGCGAACACCGCGCGGCGCTCTGCCTCACCGAGCCCCACGCGGGAAGCGACGTCCAGCGAATCCGCACGACGGCCACCCGCCGAGGAGACGTCTACATCCTCCGTGGATCGAAGATGTTCATCACCAACGCCCGGACGGCGACCCTCTACGCGACGGCGGCGAAGACCGACAAGGATGCCGACCCTCCCTACCGGGGAATCAGCCTCTTCGTGGTCGAAAAAGGGCCGGGCGTCGTCGTGAGCCGGGACATCGAGAAGCTCGGTTACAAAGGCATCGAGACCTGCGAAGTGGTCTTCGAGGATCATCCCGTTCCAGCGGCGAACCTCGTCGGTGGCGTCGAGGGAGAGGGGTTCCGGCAGGTGATGAGCGGGCTCGAGGTGGGGCGGATCAACATCGCGGCCCGCGCCGTCGGGGTGGCACGGGCGGCGTTCGAGTGCGCCATCCGCTACGCCCAGCAACGGGAAACCTTCGGAAAGCCGATCTGCGAGCACCAGGCTATCCAGCTCAAGCTCGCGGACATGGCGACGAAGATCGAGGCGGCCAGGCTGCTCACCCATCACGCGGCCGGCAAAAAAGACCGCGGGGAGCGTTGCGATCTCGAAGCGGGCATGGCGAAACTCTTCGCCTCCGAAGCCTGCCACGAAGTTTCCCTCGAAGCCATGCGGGTTCTGGGCGGGTACGGGTACACGGCGGAGTTCCCCGTGGAACGGTACTACCGGGACGCCCCCCTCATGATCATCGGCGAGGGAACGAACGAAATCCAGCGGCTGGTGATCGCCCGCCAGCTCCTGCAACGCTACAGGATTTGA
- the metH gene encoding methionine synthase, translated as MKNPEERRRFLRDLLQERILVLDGAMGTAIQNLGLSAQDFGGPAFEGCNEHLVLTRPDAVRSIHQGYLAAGADVIQTNTFGATRVVLAEYGLEGKAAEINRAAARLAREAADAASSAGKPRFVYGSMGPTTKSLSVTGGVSWDELVLAYREQAEALIEGGVDLLFLETVQDTRNAKAALVGIEEACSRLAVEVPVGVSGTVETMGTLLAGQDIEAFYVSLAHRDFLWFGLNCATGPDFMTDHLRTLASICRFPTVCMPNAGLPDEEGRYNETPERFVGKVERFVREGWLNAVGGCCGTTAEHIRLLAQMVDGRKPRRPSSLRRTVVSGIEVVTVDESTRPVLVGERTNVLGSRKFKQLVAEGRLEEAAEIGRLQVRRGAHILDVCLQDPDRNEVEDLTRFLAVLVKKVKVPIMIDSTDPRAIEEALKLVPGKSIVNSINLEEGEERFRRVVPLARRYGAALVVGCIDEDKEQAQAVTRERKLAIARRSYRLLTEKYGVPPEDIFFDPLVFPAGTGDETYKGSAVETIEGVRLIKKELPFCKTILGISNVSFGLPPAGREVLNAVMLYHCVQAGLDVAIVNTEKLERYPSIPPEERKLAEDLLWWRGADPIGAFHEHFSRKAPKKTLEERRNLPLDERLALAVVEGSKEGLVEDLEEALRTRTPLEIINGPLMRGMDEVGRLFARNEMIVAEVLQSAEVMKAAVSYLERYMEKTETAARGTILLATVKGDVHDIGKNLVEIILSNNGYRVVNLGIKVPPEELVRAHAEFHPDAIGLSGLLVKSAQMMVVTAQDLRAAGIRCPLLVGGAALSNRFTRLKIAPEYEGLVVYAKDAMTGLELANQLFDPERRRALEERLERETEELRRSLAATPREPEPSPGGAPAIRHDHDIPEPPDLKLHVIDDYDLEEVFSYINPVMLYTRHLGFKGRFEEALAAGDPRASELRAQVEAVEEAMIAHPGIRARAVYKFFRAHSEGDTLVLESPDGAEVLARFHFGRQSRPPYLCLADFTLPRSAGKADYVCLFATTVGPDVRKLAEEWKARGEFLRSHILQALAIEGAEGFAELLHRKIRAMWGFPDPEGTTLKDLFQVRYRGVRVSFGYPACPRLEDQATLFRLLRVEETIGVRLTEGFMMDPESSVTALVFHHPEARYFHLSDRDLERLEESLRAQAGPPAT; from the coding sequence ATGAAGAACCCCGAAGAACGCCGCCGTTTCCTCCGCGACCTGCTGCAGGAACGCATCCTCGTCCTCGACGGTGCCATGGGGACGGCGATCCAGAACCTCGGACTCTCCGCCCAGGATTTCGGCGGTCCGGCGTTCGAAGGGTGCAACGAACACCTCGTCCTCACGCGACCGGACGCCGTCCGCTCGATCCACCAGGGATATCTCGCCGCGGGAGCGGACGTGATCCAAACGAACACCTTCGGGGCGACGCGTGTCGTGCTGGCCGAATACGGCCTCGAAGGGAAGGCCGCCGAAATCAACCGGGCGGCGGCCCGCCTGGCACGCGAAGCGGCCGACGCGGCCAGCTCGGCGGGAAAGCCGAGGTTCGTGTACGGTTCGATGGGACCGACGACGAAGTCGCTTTCCGTGACGGGCGGCGTCAGCTGGGACGAGCTGGTCCTCGCTTACCGGGAACAAGCCGAAGCCCTGATCGAGGGCGGGGTCGACCTTCTCTTCCTCGAAACCGTCCAGGACACGCGAAACGCCAAGGCCGCGCTCGTCGGTATCGAGGAAGCCTGTTCGCGACTCGCCGTCGAAGTCCCCGTGGGCGTGTCGGGCACCGTGGAGACGATGGGAACCCTTCTGGCCGGACAGGACATCGAAGCTTTCTACGTTTCCCTCGCCCATCGAGACTTTCTCTGGTTCGGGCTCAACTGCGCCACGGGACCCGACTTCATGACGGATCACCTGCGCACCCTGGCCTCCATTTGCCGCTTTCCCACGGTCTGCATGCCGAACGCCGGTCTTCCGGACGAGGAGGGCCGGTACAACGAGACGCCCGAGCGCTTCGTCGGGAAGGTCGAGCGGTTCGTGCGGGAGGGATGGCTCAACGCCGTCGGCGGGTGCTGCGGGACGACGGCGGAGCACATCCGGCTCCTGGCCCAGATGGTCGACGGGCGAAAGCCCCGGCGGCCCTCTTCGCTCCGGAGAACGGTCGTGTCCGGCATCGAAGTGGTCACGGTCGACGAGAGCACGCGCCCCGTGCTCGTCGGCGAAAGGACGAACGTCCTCGGAAGTCGAAAATTCAAGCAACTCGTAGCCGAGGGGCGTCTCGAAGAAGCCGCGGAAATCGGGCGGCTCCAGGTCCGGCGCGGTGCGCACATCCTGGACGTCTGCCTCCAGGACCCGGACCGGAACGAGGTGGAGGATCTCACCCGCTTTCTTGCCGTCCTGGTCAAGAAGGTGAAGGTCCCGATCATGATCGATTCCACCGACCCGCGAGCCATCGAGGAGGCCCTCAAGCTGGTTCCGGGAAAAAGCATCGTCAACTCGATCAATCTCGAAGAAGGGGAAGAACGCTTCCGGCGAGTCGTACCCCTCGCACGGCGATACGGCGCCGCCCTCGTCGTCGGCTGCATCGACGAGGACAAAGAGCAGGCCCAGGCCGTCACGCGCGAGCGAAAGCTCGCGATCGCCCGGCGCTCGTACCGTCTCCTCACGGAGAAGTACGGAGTGCCGCCCGAGGACATCTTCTTCGACCCCCTCGTGTTCCCCGCCGGGACGGGAGACGAGACCTACAAAGGCTCGGCCGTCGAGACCATCGAAGGCGTACGCCTGATCAAGAAAGAGCTCCCCTTCTGCAAGACGATCCTCGGCATCTCGAACGTCTCTTTCGGCCTGCCGCCGGCCGGGCGCGAGGTTTTGAACGCGGTGATGCTCTACCACTGCGTCCAGGCCGGCCTGGACGTGGCCATCGTGAACACGGAAAAGCTCGAGCGCTATCCGTCGATCCCCCCCGAAGAACGCAAGCTCGCCGAGGATCTCCTGTGGTGGCGGGGTGCCGACCCGATCGGCGCGTTCCACGAGCACTTCTCGCGGAAGGCCCCGAAGAAAACGCTCGAAGAACGACGGAACCTCCCCCTCGACGAGCGGCTCGCGCTCGCGGTCGTCGAGGGGTCGAAGGAGGGGCTCGTCGAGGATCTCGAAGAGGCCCTCCGGACCCGTACGCCACTCGAAATCATCAACGGCCCCCTCATGCGCGGCATGGACGAGGTGGGACGGCTTTTCGCTCGCAACGAGATGATCGTGGCCGAGGTCCTCCAGTCGGCCGAAGTGATGAAAGCCGCGGTCTCCTACCTCGAGCGGTACATGGAAAAAACGGAGACGGCCGCGAGAGGAACGATCCTGCTGGCGACCGTCAAGGGCGACGTGCACGACATCGGAAAAAACCTGGTCGAGATCATCCTGAGCAACAACGGCTACCGCGTCGTGAACCTGGGCATCAAGGTTCCGCCCGAGGAGCTCGTGCGGGCGCACGCCGAATTCCACCCGGATGCGATCGGGCTCTCCGGGCTCCTCGTGAAATCCGCGCAGATGATGGTGGTCACGGCGCAGGACCTCCGGGCTGCCGGCATTCGCTGTCCGCTCCTGGTGGGCGGCGCGGCTCTCTCGAACCGCTTTACCCGCCTCAAGATCGCTCCCGAGTACGAAGGGCTCGTGGTCTACGCCAAGGATGCGATGACGGGGCTCGAGCTCGCCAACCAGCTCTTCGACCCCGAACGGCGTCGGGCACTCGAAGAACGGCTCGAACGCGAGACCGAAGAACTCCGCCGCTCGCTGGCCGCCACTCCCCGGGAACCGGAACCGTCACCCGGGGGAGCACCCGCGATCCGCCACGACCACGACATACCGGAGCCCCCGGACCTGAAACTTCACGTCATCGACGACTACGACCTGGAGGAGGTGTTTTCTTACATCAACCCCGTCATGCTCTACACCCGGCACCTGGGCTTCAAGGGCAGGTTCGAGGAAGCGCTGGCAGCCGGGGATCCGCGCGCCAGCGAGCTTCGGGCCCAGGTCGAGGCCGTCGAGGAAGCCATGATCGCTCATCCGGGCATCCGCGCCCGAGCGGTGTACAAATTCTTCCGGGCCCACTCGGAGGGCGACACCCTGGTTCTCGAAAGCCCGGACGGAGCCGAGGTCCTGGCCCGGTTCCACTTCGGCCGGCAATCCCGACCTCCCTACCTCTGTCTCGCGGACTTCACGTTGCCTCGTTCCGCCGGAAAGGCGGACTACGTCTGTCTTTTCGCCACGACCGTGGGACCCGACGTGCGGAAGCTCGCCGAAGAGTGGAAGGCCCGGGGGGAGTTCCTGCGCTCCCACATCCTGCAGGCCCTGGCCATCGAGGGGGCGGAAGGCTTCGCGGAGCTCCTGCACCGGAAAATCCGTGCCATGTGGGGCTTCCCCGATCCCGAGGGGACGACGCTCAAGGACCTCTTCCAGGTTCGGTACCGCGGGGTGCGTGTTTCCTTCGGTTACCCTGCCTGCCCGCGTCTCGAGGACCAGGCCACGCTCTTCCGGCTTCTCCGCGTCGAGGAAACGATCGGCGTCCGACTGACCGAAGGCTTCATGATGGACCCGGAGAGCTCGGTCACGGCGCTCGTTTTCCACCATCCCGAGGCCAGATACTTTCACCTCTCCGACCGGGACCTCGAGCGGCTGGAGGAAAGCTTGCGAGCGCAGGCCGGCCCCCCGGCGACCTAG